The window GCTGGCGTGCGTGCGCGCCTACAACGACTTCCTGATCGAGGAGTGGTGCGCGGCCGACCCGCATCGGTACATCCCGCTCTCGATCCTGCCGCTGTGGGACGTGGACGCGTGCGTCGCGGAGATCCACCGGACGGCGGATCTGGGCTCGCGCACGATCTCGTTCCCGGAGAACACCTACCCGCTGGGACTGCCGTCGCTGCACGACCCGCACTGGGACCCGGTGTGGCGGGCGGCGGCGGAGCGTCAGTTGCCGCTGTCGTTGCACTTCGGGACCTCGGGGCAGTCCCCGCGGCCGTCGCCGGACGGGCCGCTGGCGGTGAGCATCACGCTGTTCGGGACGAACTCGATGTCCGCGGTGGTGGACCTGCTGTTCTCGCCGGTGTTCCACCAGCACCCGGACCTGAAGGTGGCGCTGTCCGAGGGTGGGATCGGGTGGATCCCCTACATCCTCGAGCGGGCGGATTACGTGTGGGAGCGGCACCGCTTCTACCAGAACGTGAACCAGGAGGTCCGGCCCTCTGAGCTGTTCCGCCGCAACGTCTACGCCTGCTTCATCGAGGACAAGCACGGCCTCGCGGTGCGCGAGTCGGTGGGTGTGGCGAACATGCTCTGGGAGTGCGACTACCCGCACTCGGACTCGAACTGGCCGAACAGCCGCAAGGTCGCCGAGGAGGTCTTCGCCGACGTCCCCGACTCCGACGTCCGGCGGATCGTGGAGACCAACGCACGCGAGCTGTTCCGCTTCCCGCGAGCCGCGGCATGACCGACTCCCCGTCCGAGAAGAGCCTCGGGGCGTCCGACTGGGACGACGAGGACCTGCTCACGATCGCCGAGGCCTCGGAGCGGCTCGCGGAGGAGATCCGGCGCGCGCGCGAGCGCGGCGACGACCAACGTGTGCAGGAGCTGACCGAGGCGGCGGAACGCATCGCCGCCGCTCGTAACAAATCGATCTGATCACCCGTCACGGAAGGTACCGGCATGGCTCAAGGCATCGGGTCGCTCAACTTCAAAGCGATCACCGCCTCCTACGACCCCGACCTGAGGATCCACCTTCCGTCGAACACGCCGTTCGGGCTGACCGAGCAGGTCGTCTACCTCTACGGCGGCTGGCGCGAGGCCGACGGCACCCTGCACGTCTTCGAGCGCAAGTTCATCGGGCCGATGACGGCCGGCCTGTGGCTGATGAAGGCGCTCGACGGCTCCGTCGAGATCGACGAGATCTCGGCCGAGACCGTGCGCGGCGAGGTCAAGCGGTCCTACGGCGACGACGAGTACGTCCTGGCGGGCCAGATGATGGAGAAGATCGGCAAGGGCGGCCTGTCGTACAAGTTCGCCCTCCGCGCCGGCGAGTTCACCTGGACCGAGGGTGACGACGTCCTCGCCCTCGACGGCAAGCTCGTCGGCCCCGGCATCCAGATCTACGCCCCCGACGTCGCCGAGCCGCTGCTGTACATCAGCGAGCTCTACAAGGTGAAGGGCACCGTGAAGGGCGACGAGGTCGAGGGCTTCGTCTTCCTCGACCACGCCTACTGGGCCCCCGGCCACGACTGGAAGGAGTACCGCGTCTTTCAGGACCTCCAGCTCGGCTGGCAGGCCTTCGCCAACGAGTACACCGACGGCAGCATCGAGTGGGGCCACCTGTGCCTCGGCCGCCACGGGTTCAACTTCACGGGCGTCGGCAGCGCCGACGGTCCGGTCTCCTGCGACAGCAACGTCACGGCCGGCCTCGATCTCGGCGAGGACGACTACTGCACGCGGCAGACCTGGCGCGCCGCCGACGGCAAGCGGTGGGTGTTCGAGCTGGAGGCCCCGCTGTCCGGGTTCACCAAGGCCCGCTGGGGCGGCTACCGCGCCCAGGCCGGCCACACCCAGCGCGTCGGCGACGACCGTGAGGTCAAGCTCGGCTTCAGCTGGCTCGAGACCTTCGGCGACCGCATCCGCGAGGACAAGATCCGCTCCTTCGACGAGGCGCTGGCCGACGGCTGATCCCGGCACAACGTCCGAAGATGTGGTCGCAATAGCAGCCACATCTTCGGACGTTGCGGTCAGGCGAAGAGGCGGGCGTCCCGGCCGGAGGAGTTCTTCACCATCGCGGCGCCGAGCTGCTGCGCGTGCTTGGCCCAGATCTCGCGGGCGGCGTCGACGTCGCCGGACTCGATCGCGGCGACGAGCTGGGCGTGGGTCTTGTCCTTGCGGAGCTCGGGATCGGTGTTGCGGCCGGCGCGGATGCGGCCTTCCGCGTGCCGCTGCAGGACGCCGTCGATCAGATCCATGATCACCCAGAGCGTCGAGGACTTGCCGATCTCCGCGACCAGGCCGTGGAAGGCGACGGTCGCGGCGAGGAACTCCTCGAGGTCGCCGGAGGCGAGCGCGGCGTTCTCGGTCTCGAGGGCGGCGCGCAGGCGGGCGACGTCCTCGGGTGTCGCGTGCTCGGCGGCGAGGGCCGCGGCGTGCGGCTCCAGCACGGTGCGGGCGTAGGCGAAGTCCTCGAGTCGCGTGCCGCGGGACTGCAGAACGAGACCGAAGTAGCGGGCCGCGGCCTCGGCGCTGGGGTGCGTGACCTCCGCGCCCCCGCGTGCCCCGCGGTGGATGCGCACCAGGCCCTCGGCCTCGAGGACGCGGAACGCCGAGCGCAGCGTCGCGCGGGAGACGTCGAACTGCTCCTGCAGCTCGGGCTCGGCCGCGAGGCGCGTGCCGGCGGGAAGCTCGCCGGTGACGATCTGCCGGCGCAGGTCACGCGCGAGCCGGCGGGCGTCGGCGGTGGCGCTGGCGGGGATGTCGTCGTCGCCCGGCGCCCCGGGTTCCTTACGGGCCATCAGACGATGTCCACGATGCGGCGGGCGTCGTCGTTCTCCACCAGCGCCTCGGCAACGAGCTCGGCGTGGGTGCGCCAGTGCGCCTCGGTGCCGTCGGCGTCGCCGGCCTCGATGAGCCGGATCAGCTTGGCGTGCGCGCGGTTCGCAATGCCGAGGTTGCGCAGGTGGGCCTCGTGATCGGAGGGGTCGGAGCCTTCGGACAGCCGCAGGTCCTGGTGCCGCTGCACCACCGACTGCACGAGCGCGAACGTGGTTGCCAACGTGATGTTGCCGGACAGTTCGACGACGGCGTCGTGGAAGTCCAGTGCCGCGCGGCCGGCGGCGACGGCGTCGCCGGAGGCGATGGCCTGCTTCTCGGTGTCGAGGGCGGCGCGCAGCTTGTCGAGGGCGGCCTTGCGGTCCTCGGCCTCCGCGAGCAGCCGTGCGGCCGGGGGCTCGATCACCGCCCGCGTCCGTTCCAGGTCGAGCAGCGTCGTGCCGCGCAGCTGCATGAGCACGCCCGCGTAGTTGGCGGCGACGTCGGTCGACGGCAGCGTCACCCGCGCGCCCTGGGTCCGGGCGGAGAGGCTGATCAGGTTCTCGGACGCGAGTACCCGCAGCGCCTCACGCAGCGTCGGGCGCGAGATGCCGTAGCGCTCCAGCAGCACGGTCCCGGGCGGGAGGAGCTCGCCGTCGGCGAAGGTGCCGGACGCGATCTCGCGGCGCAGGTCGTCGGCGACGAGGTCGGCGGCCTTGGGCAGACTGACGCGTCGACGTGCGGACCCGAAGGTCGTTCCCTGCCGGCCCGTCATGCGTCGCATTGTGCCAAGAGGGGGAACCATTTCCCATTCACCTCGCGTGTGACGTGGCCCGGGCCGGGTGGTGGTCAGAACGTCGAACCACCGTCGACCGGCAACCAGGCCCCGTTGACGTAGGACGCGTCGTCGGAGATCAGCCAGGCGATCGCGGCCCCGACCTCGTCCGGCTGCCCGAGTCGGC of the Sporichthya polymorpha DSM 43042 genome contains:
- a CDS encoding amidohydrolase family protein codes for the protein MPLQPDMQLISVDDHLIEHPRVWADRLPAKWAQVAPHIVEVPRESGGPPSQVWEYQGRRYPQIGLNAVAGKDPSEWNIDPARFDEMLPGCYDPKQRLADMDLDGVQAALCFPSFPRFAGTVFLEGEDREVALACVRAYNDFLIEEWCAADPHRYIPLSILPLWDVDACVAEIHRTADLGSRTISFPENTYPLGLPSLHDPHWDPVWRAAAERQLPLSLHFGTSGQSPRPSPDGPLAVSITLFGTNSMSAVVDLLFSPVFHQHPDLKVALSEGGIGWIPYILERADYVWERHRFYQNVNQEVRPSELFRRNVYACFIEDKHGLAVRESVGVANMLWECDYPHSDSNWPNSRKVAEEVFADVPDSDVRRIVETNARELFRFPRAAA
- a CDS encoding FadR/GntR family transcriptional regulator — its product is MARKEPGAPGDDDIPASATADARRLARDLRRQIVTGELPAGTRLAAEPELQEQFDVSRATLRSAFRVLEAEGLVRIHRGARGGAEVTHPSAEAAARYFGLVLQSRGTRLEDFAYARTVLEPHAAALAAEHATPEDVARLRAALETENAALASGDLEEFLAATVAFHGLVAEIGKSSTLWVIMDLIDGVLQRHAEGRIRAGRNTDPELRKDKTHAQLVAAIESGDVDAAREIWAKHAQQLGAAMVKNSSGRDARLFA
- a CDS encoding FadR/GntR family transcriptional regulator yields the protein MTGRQGTTFGSARRRVSLPKAADLVADDLRREIASGTFADGELLPPGTVLLERYGISRPTLREALRVLASENLISLSARTQGARVTLPSTDVAANYAGVLMQLRGTTLLDLERTRAVIEPPAARLLAEAEDRKAALDKLRAALDTEKQAIASGDAVAAGRAALDFHDAVVELSGNITLATTFALVQSVVQRHQDLRLSEGSDPSDHEAHLRNLGIANRAHAKLIRLIEAGDADGTEAHWRTHAELVAEALVENDDARRIVDIV